Within Planococcus citri chromosome 2, ihPlaCitr1.1, whole genome shotgun sequence, the genomic segment GATTTTGGAGCAGATAGCGAGGCTGAAGATGAAAGTGATGTCGAAGCTGGAGATGATGATGGAGATGGTGATTCAGATGATGAAGCCACACCAGTTCCATCACTAAGGCAGAATCCCAGAGTCAATAGTaagaaattactgaaaaaatcaactctcaaaaaaccaaacGACACTCCTAACAAAACATTCCCTTCAAAGAAGATTAAGAAACCTCAAGCTGTGAAACCTAAAAAACGAAGCAGATTTAATATCAGTGAATTGTCACATAACAAAATTGATCTTGATAATGATGATCTTTCAAGTGGAGATGAGCTCTCAGAAGATGAATcttctgatgatgatgattatgatattgattttccaaaatcaccACAACCTATCAGAAGAATGAACAGAGCCCCTTCAAAATCTGGCATACCCTTATCACATTTATccagaaataaaatgaaacctaGAAAATTTGGCAGActttctaatgaaaatgaattttctgagGATGAGTCTGATGATGAAGAAgatgatgataatttttccaaatcattGCAACCTATGAAACgaatgagaaatgaaatgaaacctAGAAAATTTTATGATCTTTCTAGTGATGATGAACtttctgatgatgatgatgatgatgattatgatactgattttccaaaatcaccACAACCTATCAGAAGAATGAACAGGGCCCCTTCAAAATCTGGCATACCCTTATCACGTTTATCCAGGTCCAAAGTAAAATATGGAAAATCTGGtggtaaaatgttgagaaaCTTTCAAATAATGGATCCATTTCCAACTGGTGAACCACTAATGAATTTTACTTTTGGAGAAAATGACTTGGAGTATAGTGacgatgataatgatgatgaggatgaagatgatgatgatatGCCTCAGAATTATACAAAACTTGGAATCCCTCTGAGTAGTTTCAATCCTAACAAAAAGAAACTGCCGCAGAAAAACCatgcccaaaaattgaccaatttcaaaactacctcaccattgaaaagaaaaagtcCACCAACAGGTACAAAATTAACTTCACTCCTCAGTCCAAAGCTCACTCCTAGAAAACCACCTAAATCAAAAGGTATCAATCTTATGGAACTTCATAATCTCGCTACAGCAAGAAGTCATCAAAATCGAAAACCTCAGCTGTTATCCCAGCttgaaaggaaaagaaaaatgtattcttAATAACAGAAAGGTACCTGTGtacatattgaattttgaatttgtttcatttGGTGGTCCTTTTCAATGATCAAATAAAAGTTTGCCCAGAcattaaaatgatttcattcCTACAAAATGAGTAAATCCGCAGTGAGGTGTTTTATGGAAAATGTGATCATGCACATAGGTACTTCACGCTTTAATTGCAACCTTGGTTGTGACTTTCAAGTgttctttcattttaaaattttttttggaaaacgagATCTGTAATTTATAACTGAAGGTTTCCTAATGAACATGACCCTTCAAATGACATTTTGCTGATTGTGAGTGTGGTAGGTATGCTTAACAATTAGAAAGccacaatttcacaaaatggaTGAAGGTTATATAAAAAGGTTAACGAAGGAATGACTTGTTGATGAGAATGGATAGCATAGGCAGACTTGTACTACGTACGTAAATTATATCCCtttaacttaaaaaaaaaagatgagtaggtacctagtaaattTGAGGGGGGTCATTTCCAGAGCCCAAAGTAATGGTATATAATCAACTAACGGACGGATAAATTTTACCAATATATGATTGGTTGGATTAAAATGATATCAATATTTTCTAAACTATAATGTGAACTgtttcttattttcatttttttacctactgAGCGCTTTTTCTTCAGCTTACTGATTGTTTGGAAGTCAATATTGAcatttttctccctcataaaATGTTTTTATCCAACCTGTGAGAAagagtgattttcaacaattttggttCAGGAGTAAAATATGTGATTAATGGTTGCTGCTCTGGTAATTAAcctcaaaatcatcaaaaaccatGTTTTCCCACTTACATGAATAAACTACTAggtaaattacttacctacctaatcggaaaaaacatgcaaaaatcagtttaaTTGATGATGTCTCATTATCATCATAATAATATTGTTGCACCTCcaattatttcttcaaatttaagcttatgaaaaacaaaaaatttctaagctttaaaattgtcaataaaaatCCAATATTTGGCAAAGCATTGAATTGAAAAAGGTACTTGagtgaacaattttcaatttcaatgttatTGTCAAGATTCTTTGGTTGTTTTTACAAacttattcaataaaattaagTATTGATTCGGCACTGAAGTAAGTAGTAAGTAGGCAATTTATTGAActgaaaatgaagttgggctTATGATTGTTCATAACTATCTGTAATTCAAATTATAGTCTGTTACAGAAAAGTTAGATAGGTACAAAAACTGTTCTGGTGTAATTCACATTGTCCATAACTTTTTACTGAAAGAAACATTCCAACTTttgatttatgtattttgaaaaataattgctcATTCATATTCAGAATTTTGCTTTTCTTGGCCCTCAGTTTAACAATACCTAATACATATATTGAATTAAGTATGTAGTAAGTACAGGACCTACAGGTAATGAATATGTATCTAGGTATTGAGAATATTTCTATATTTTCATACACTTTTAATTAATTATAGGTATTATATCTTATAATGTGTAACATGAtaaaccccccccccgcctTGTATTATACCTATGTCTACATTTaatctaggtaggtacaaaaatatGATACAGTTGAAACAAGTGGGTAAAAAACTCCGGTATCTTAGGTATACAATGAAATAACCTGTGCATATTTCAGTAAGCCTAACAAAGTCCAACTTCATTCGAAACGAGACAGAACATGAATTCACATTAAATCACGTAGGGGTATTGGGCTCCCATCATCATAGCTCGAGTATTTGCCactagattttttatttttattttcttggtTGAGAGATTTTTTCTTTCTAGATTGGACTGGTCCATCCTTATATTCAGCAGAGCttgataaattatttaatttaatggGATGTCGAAAAATATTCATATCATCTAAATCCAGATCTTTCAACCCTAATGCGTTTGACCCAATATCAACCAATTTAGTGGCATATTTTGCCCCTTCTTTAATAAAGTCAAACTCATCTGTGTCCACACTTTCCAAATCTTTCAAATATTTGGGAATAGTGATATCACTGGGATTGGATGCTAGGGATTGAATATCAGgtaacacatttttaaaaaaattcatgatggttggattttggaaaattgaaagaacaacCATAATGAAGCTTCCAATAATTGCTGCTGGTGGAAAGGTAGGGATTAAAGTCAATAAGAGAGAGATTGTTTGTGGATTAGATATCAAGTCAGTAATTATTTTCTGGACTGTTGATATaagtttttcaccaaaatggtcTTGAATTGATTCAGATTCATTTTCAGGAATCAAATCCACAAGTTTTACAGCAGAATAACTTCCAGGCTGCTCCAAATCTACCAGTTTCAGTGGACCTCCAGGTaattttcttgataattttttgtgatccGCTTCACTTCTTTTTTCATCTTGTGGGTGGGAGAAACTGCTCtacaatgaaaattcaatttttcaacccacTTAgacagaaaaattacaaataaaatcaagtttttcttaCTTCAATTAAGCAGATACCAAGGAAAATGCACACAAAATTCATATTGCATAAATTATTGACAGGTAGGTaggatttatttatttactttagAGTGAACAACGAAGCACCTTGATTCAACAATTTTCTTAAATGAAATATCATCACCAGCAAACAGGTGagagcaaaattttttcttgatgagttaaaaaaattcatgtgtgTTTGTGACAAATAACGCTccaataatttataaaaaatttatgtatgtTTGTGACAGATAACGCTGCAATAATTTAGGATGAGCTTTCTTCACAATTAGGAAAATTTATGAGGTTTGGAAGGTTTTTCGTTGATTGCAATGTGCATTTATTCTTTGTTTAGGATTGTCAgcttgctttttcaaaaaaattgattgcattTGCTCATTAAGAAAAACTGAAGTTGTCATTTTACTCAGGCTGCTATGGAATAGCTGTGTTTCTGTTTTCTCATATATATCTGGTAGATAAATGTTCACAATTCATTTGTGAAGATAACTTGGAAAACTGTTTGAAGAACTGAACACAATATGAAGACGACTTCACTGATATTGCTTGGTTTTGCGATTTTAGCGGTAAGCTATTCGAATTTCTTTTCCCCACAAATTAATCTATGtaccatttttcaacttttaaaaatgctataaaCCTTGATATTACACAGTTTCTCTACCCATCAACATATTTATTAAATAACATTAAATCAATTTCTGCTGTGTATTCAATTAAGATGAATGTCTACTTCTTTAgaaaattcaatgaattttaTTCATATAACTACAAACAACAAATTTACACATTTTCACCACATTTCAGGTGAGTTTGGCCGCTAAGGGGAGAAAAAATGCACGAGATTTAGATAATGCAGCTCCTGAGAAACCAGCATCTGATTCGGCCAAAGGTGATAATGATGCAAAGCCAGCTGAAGCCCCTAAATCAAAGAAAGGTGCCAAATCTGCACCTACTGACACATCTAATCCAAAAAAAGGTTCCAAATCAGCGCCTgcaaagaaacaaaaacaagCAGTTGATGATACTGACCTTTCAATTGATGCAGATGATATTTTAAAGGATGAGGATGAAGATGTAGAAATTGATGGCGATGAAGTTGAAATTCCCGACAAAGATGATCTTACCTCCGAAGACGATCCTGTAGAGTTGGCTAAAAAAATAAGGAACAttaaagacgaagaaaaacGACAAGAATTAATTGATGAATTGGAAAATCTCAAGgatgaacatgaaaaaattttaccaggTAAATTTTACAGAGCCGCATATGCTGCTCTGGATcctaaaaatgctgaaaaagcTGCAGCATTTTGGCAAAGGAACTTGGATAGGACAAttgcaaaagcaaaaaaagatatgaaaaaagCAATGGGTAAAACAAGGGGAGGCATCGGCAACGCTGTTGGAGAAGCTCAAAAACTCATTCAAGCTGACCCAATAGGTATAGCATTACGAAAAGGAGAATCTTTCTTCCTTACTGCACTTGCAGATTCGGCGAAAAATTGGGGTAAAATTGCAAGCCTAGGACATGATGCTGTAGGAAACGTTTCTCATTTCGTTAGAGCAGCTACATTCCCAGTTGATGGAATTCCAATTCTCAGAGATATCAAGAATAATGTTCATAATTACATTGAAGAAAATGCTCAGAGAAACAAAAATCTATCTGAGTTGTTTGCAAGTGATGCTTCATCAGCATTGAACTATGCCGCAAAAGATGCTGAAGAACAAGCCAATGCAAGAGAACAGGTGCTGAAGAGGCAGTTTTCTTCTAATAAACGTAGATCGTAAATTTGTCActcttttttgatttgaattattAAAGTGTTGCATTTGTGAgattttatttacttttcatttcatatcAAATCGAATTTCATTATCATTGGAAAAATTGCGAATCTGGAaagaatatgagaaaaaatttctccatttcatcaaaaattagaatCAAGTGTCTCCATTGACAATGCATtgatttgttttattattatttggaaGTTTTCATTATATTGTCAAGTTTTcttgagaattgaattttttaaacattaaagCCTGTAGGTATATAAGTGATGTTTGAAAGGTTTATCACCTGGTGTGGGGGTTCTCTTACACAAATGttgttttcttcattatttGAAACCTAAATTTGAGACTCTTTGGAGCCCTTTTACTTTTGGCTTTTAGAGGTAGATATTCTGGATTCACCACTACACATACATTGGAGAAAGGAAGAAATGagtgatattttaaaaatacaatgatTTATTGACCTCTAGGGGCGCGCTCTTTAATGTGCGCAACTTTATATACCTACaggtcctttttttcaaaaaatttggtaaatgactcagttcacttttaaaaataatcaaaattcaagaaatgcaACAAAATGCAGATAATGCTGATTGTATGTTTTATTATATCTAGGTATCGAGGATTACATTACATAAACATAATTTAGTTTACATTCAAAGATAGTCTGATTGGTTTTTTAGCAAGAATTTATAGCTCGTCTAtttcacttgaatttttaatgacacCCAATAAAGCATATTATGTAGTTGAAGGCTCAGATTCGTCTCACAGCAATGCTATACCTAATGGGCCcagttgagaaattttcttaATGTCAATTGAATCACTTAAACCGGTTCTTCCAAGCGAATCAATTTCAGATTTCATCAATTGATTAGATTCATTCGGTGTTTTAATATCTTCCTTCTGCAATTtgttattttgagaatttgctGCTTCTTTTGCGCGCTGAAAAGCAACATATGCAGCTTGATAGAATTTTCCAGGCAATGTCCTTCTATTTTGACCccatgcatttttcaatttttcgactaattcttttctcttttttggatTACGAATATTGTTAATTTTCTGTCCCAATTCTGTAGGATCCGTATAAGTAAGTTGATCCAGAGAAATATCGTCCTTCAATATATTCGATACATCTTCAACAAGTCCCGAATCAGCTTCATCGTATTCTTTTTGCTTTGCTTTTTTAATgctctttttcttttcagacgacacttcggaaatttttttcatctgaggTGATGGTGTGTTTTTACTGTCCTCTATAATATCCTTGGATAATGGTTTTTCAGAATCTGCTGTCTTATTTTTTGCTTGAGAATCAACTGCCGCCAAAGATACCTACACAAGTAAGtaaatgggtaggtaggtaagtatacgcGAGAAAAACATGAATATCAGATATTATATGATGCttcaatgtaggtaggtacataatttctatttgaaattttaaatctaatTACTTAccgccaaaattgcgaaaataagGATAGTTAACAATGATGTCCTCATATTATGGGCTTGAAATTGTTGAAGCAAATTTTGAACGAGTGATGGTAGAGATATGTGTACCTTGAAgattaaatgttgaaaaactctTGTTTGTCATCAAgtaggaatgaaaaattcaacctaatattctcttgaaaaatttgtgaaaaaaaatgttcattataattttatttgaacaaATCGAGTTCAGGTCTAATGAACAGATGTGAATCCCACCTCAAACTATCGCTTAACGATGAATAACATGCGTCAAAAACTAATGTGATTTGTGAATGAGAGAACGTATTTCACGTGTTCTTATTTTAGAAACATCGGgctttttgattcttttttttttttttggcaattcagCGCTTTGTTCATCAATCATTAGTAGGTATATGACAAAGTCTAAATCGTTTGAAAAGGCCTTAcatgaaattataatttcgcACGAGTCgtatcaaaatattaaaaaacaatttgaagtacatacctacatatcaatttttttttttactttcattttattcaaatgcaCAATACTTTTTCCAATATTCTCAAATCAGATAATACCAAGTTTTTAAGAGCGTGACAACTAACAAAATATTAACAATTcattgcaagtttttttgtacaagtaagtattattttcaaaaatcagaccaaaaatctaaaatcctaCGTTGTGATAGGATACTATCAACGTTAACTCGAAATGTTGGGGATTGGGGATTGTACTTACATGtatacaattattttcaaatacatattattgaaacctaaaaaatattctgtaattgagttgaaaaatttctcatgaaGTTTTCATGGACAATTTCCTTTAAATTATTCCCagaaaaataccattttgtttatttgttcTTTTAAAGGTTGGAAAGAATTTCACaaattcatctcatttttttctgcatacGCGGCAgatttcggggggggggggataatttTTAAGCTCAAACTGAAAAACAATCGAAACCCTATTTTGGTACGTTTGGATCGAGAAACACTTctccttttcaagaaattgattttgaaaataaaataaatttgatactGTATCAATGggaatttttctttaaaatggttcttaaattattgatgaaaaagtcACATACAGTGTAATGTAAATTACATTACTACATTagtaattcgaattttttggactgcctaaaattttatttgagttATCTTCACaggaatttttctgaaactaaaattctgaaatgttgCAGAGGCTTCAGGGTGGCTTGAACTCGTTCTCATTTGATTTGTGAGGTCGAGAATTTGATGTAAATTCAAACATTATCTTTCTACCTTGATTTAATCAGATTTACGTTTTTGTAAAGccacgttgaaattttcaaaatttgtcaaacatTCTCCAATACCCAAAATTCAATGGTACCcatcatatttatttattacagCCCCAAATTTTTTAggcgatatttttgaaaaaaaaaatgttagaaatcGTTTTTGCATTTAATATGgcatattttaaaacaatttgaCCATCTACTCTTAGGTAATTTACAATTccttggaaattgttttttttcggcTTATTCCTCAAAAAACGCATAACAAAACCactaatagaaaattttcaaatttcaaaatcaatttcctaTTCTGACTGTTAAATTGGAACGATTGTATGCATTACATCCTCACCTCCC encodes:
- the LOC135833936 gene encoding uncharacterized protein LOC135833936, encoding MKTTSLILLGFAILAVSLAAKGRKNARDLDNAAPEKPASDSAKGDNDAKPAEAPKSKKGAKSAPTDTSNPKKGSKSAPAKKQKQAVDDTDLSIDADDILKDEDEDVEIDGDEVEIPDKDDLTSEDDPVELAKKIRNIKDEEKRQELIDELENLKDEHEKILPGKFYRAAYAALDPKNAEKAAAFWQRNLDRTIAKAKKDMKKAMGKTRGGIGNAVGEAQKLIQADPIGIALRKGESFFLTALADSAKNWGKIASLGHDAVGNVSHFVRAATFPVDGIPILRDIKNNVHNYIEENAQRNKNLSELFASDASSALNYAAKDAEEQANAREQVLKRQFSSNKRRS